The proteins below come from a single Carnobacterium divergens DSM 20623 genomic window:
- a CDS encoding Cof-type HAD-IIB family hydrolase, protein MTKKLITIDLDGTTLNNESKITPKTIEVFKKAQHAGHMISIVTGRPYRISKQYYQQLGLDTPIVNFNGALCHMPHELEWAAQYHKTLHRDIALDMLSLKKHMEIDMIAAEVKDSVYADQFYMPNKDFFPDGKKGTNTLTAKNLKDDPTSVCVFTKKENQAFITNELITRYGDSIEIRTWGGDTPCLEIVSAGVQKALGVECIADAYGFKQQDIIAFGDEDNDYEMIQYAGHGVVMKNGIDALKSIANDITQKTNNEDGLASYLENYLHLA, encoded by the coding sequence ATGACTAAAAAATTAATTACCATCGATTTAGATGGCACGACACTAAACAACGAATCAAAAATTACCCCTAAAACAATCGAAGTCTTTAAAAAAGCTCAACATGCAGGACATATGATTTCAATTGTAACAGGTCGTCCGTACCGTATTAGTAAACAATATTACCAACAATTAGGCTTAGACACACCGATTGTCAATTTCAATGGTGCGCTTTGTCACATGCCACATGAATTAGAATGGGCTGCTCAATACCATAAAACGCTCCATCGTGATATCGCTTTAGACATGCTTTCGCTAAAAAAACATATGGAAATTGACATGATTGCAGCTGAAGTAAAAGACAGTGTTTATGCGGATCAATTTTATATGCCTAACAAAGATTTTTTTCCAGATGGAAAAAAAGGAACGAACACATTAACAGCTAAGAATTTAAAAGATGATCCAACTTCTGTTTGTGTCTTTACTAAAAAAGAAAACCAAGCTTTCATCACTAATGAATTAATTACTCGCTATGGCGATTCGATTGAGATTCGAACTTGGGGCGGCGACACACCTTGTTTAGAGATTGTTTCTGCTGGTGTTCAAAAGGCTCTTGGGGTTGAGTGTATCGCTGATGCATACGGCTTTAAACAGCAAGATATCATCGCTTTTGGAGATGAGGACAACGATTATGAAATGATTCAATATGCTGGACATGGCGTTGTCATGAAAAATGGAATTGATGCATTAAAATCGATTGCTAATGATATCACTCAAAAAACAAATAATGAAGATGGTCTTGCCTCTTATTTAGAAAATTACTTACACTTAGCTTAA
- a CDS encoding DUF1801 domain-containing protein — MKPIRNIEVAAVFKKYPKIYRTPLLEIRQLIFDTADGIAEVGEIEESLKWNQPSYATNQTKSGTSIRIDRFGEHQIALFVHCQTTLIEEFRPLFNGTFEFSKNRGILLDPQKELPIQELAFCIEKALTYHLV; from the coding sequence ATGAAACCAATTAGAAATATAGAGGTTGCTGCTGTTTTTAAAAAGTATCCAAAAATTTATCGTACACCATTATTAGAAATAAGGCAGCTTATTTTTGATACAGCTGATGGTATAGCAGAAGTTGGCGAAATTGAAGAGAGTTTAAAATGGAACCAACCGAGCTACGCAACCAATCAAACAAAATCAGGCACGTCGATTCGAATTGATCGATTTGGTGAACATCAGATAGCACTTTTTGTTCATTGCCAAACAACCTTAATTGAAGAGTTCAGACCTTTATTTAACGGTACGTTTGAATTTTCTAAAAATCGGGGAATCCTCCTTGATCCTCAAAAAGAACTTCCTATTCAAGAATTGGCCTTTTGTATTGAAAAAGCATTGACGTACCATCTAGTTTGA
- a CDS encoding OsmC family protein, which translates to MNQNEKSIYQTTAINETGVAGVAYIEGSEGWKVNVSSPVSKEPGTNPEELLALAYSTCLNATVETILKEQQQPKKSSVKVTIALIPETIGYHFNVTAKVFIESLSQPEIQEIIELANQRCPISKLMKGSQTVTVMATTTP; encoded by the coding sequence GTGAATCAAAACGAAAAAAGTATTTATCAAACAACAGCCATTAATGAAACTGGAGTTGCTGGTGTTGCGTATATTGAAGGCAGTGAGGGCTGGAAAGTAAACGTGTCTAGTCCAGTCAGTAAAGAGCCTGGGACGAACCCAGAAGAATTGCTAGCATTGGCATATAGCACCTGTTTGAATGCAACGGTTGAAACAATTTTAAAAGAGCAACAACAGCCCAAAAAAAGCTCAGTCAAAGTAACGATTGCACTGATTCCTGAAACAATCGGGTATCATTTTAATGTAACAGCAAAAGTATTTATTGAATCCCTTAGTCAACCTGAAATTCAAGAAATAATTGAATTAGCCAATCAGCGATGCCCCATTTCTAAACTGATGAAGGGCAGTCAAACAGTCACTGTAATGGCCACAACGACTCCATAA
- a CDS encoding prolyl oligopeptidase family serine peptidase — translation MIVVKHVVVAEIPLLEMVESDIDHQKLPTVLFYHGWGSCKESAMVNGYELAKQGFRAVLPEAYLHGERKEGTLNEEAYMEFWQVVAHSIEEFPTLTDYYISKGLTDPNRIGVTGLSMGGITTCALLTQYPSIKTAVCLMGSPAPVLFSRWLLNSSWAEGLNIDEANYQAELEQLKPIDLSLQPEKIAGRYLHFWHGTADNTVPYQPTLDFYERVINEQPEAAKHVSFTSTKGAGHKVPYESSVEMATFFAKRL, via the coding sequence ATGATTGTAGTAAAACATGTCGTTGTAGCAGAAATTCCTTTGTTAGAAATGGTTGAATCTGATATCGACCACCAAAAGCTCCCAACTGTCTTGTTTTATCATGGTTGGGGAAGCTGTAAGGAAAGTGCGATGGTAAATGGGTATGAACTGGCAAAACAGGGATTTCGCGCGGTATTACCAGAAGCGTATTTACATGGTGAACGAAAAGAAGGCACCTTGAATGAGGAAGCGTATATGGAATTTTGGCAAGTTGTGGCACATAGTATCGAAGAATTCCCAACGTTAACTGATTATTATATTTCAAAAGGTTTAACAGACCCTAATCGAATAGGTGTAACGGGTTTATCCATGGGAGGCATTACAACCTGTGCTTTACTCACACAATATCCTTCCATCAAAACAGCCGTTTGTTTGATGGGCAGTCCGGCACCCGTTTTATTTTCAAGATGGTTATTAAACTCTTCATGGGCGGAGGGTTTAAATATTGACGAAGCGAACTATCAAGCAGAATTGGAGCAATTAAAGCCGATTGATTTAAGCTTACAGCCAGAAAAAATAGCCGGTCGATACTTGCATTTTTGGCATGGAACAGCAGACAATACCGTTCCATACCAACCAACCCTTGATTTTTACGAAAGAGTGATCAATGAGCAGCCTGAAGCAGCAAAACATGTTAGCTTTACCTCCACAA
- a CDS encoding YajQ family cyclic di-GMP-binding protein — MAKEASFDIVSEINQEEVKNAIALAKKEITNRFDFKGSISEIKLEKNQLVLVSEDEYKIGQVKDILTSKLIKRDVPTKNIHYGESEKAFGGNVRQHADLISGIDKENAKKINTLIKQSGIKVKSTIQDDQIRVTGKSRDDLQQVISLLRDADLKVELQFTNFR, encoded by the coding sequence GTGGCAAAAGAAGCTAGTTTTGATATTGTATCGGAAATCAACCAAGAAGAAGTAAAAAATGCAATTGCACTTGCAAAAAAAGAAATTACCAATCGCTTTGATTTTAAAGGGTCTATTAGTGAAATTAAACTGGAAAAAAATCAATTAGTTCTTGTCTCTGAAGATGAGTATAAGATTGGTCAAGTTAAAGATATTTTAACGAGTAAATTAATTAAACGTGACGTCCCAACTAAAAATATTCATTATGGTGAAAGCGAAAAAGCGTTTGGCGGAAATGTTCGTCAACACGCTGATTTAATTAGTGGGATTGATAAAGAAAATGCAAAAAAAATCAATACCTTGATTAAACAATCTGGCATTAAAGTTAAAAGCACCATTCAAGATGACCAAATTCGCGTCACAGGTAAAAGTCGTGACGATTTGCAACAAGTCATTTCATTACTTAGAGATGCTGATTTAAAAGTTGAGTTGCAATTTACGAACTTCCGCTAA
- a CDS encoding YitT family protein produces the protein MAKLKVPNMWAEFSKKMFFIFFAALTNAIALNNFLIPARVYGAGLNGVSQLISSSLFDFAHIHVSTGLLIILFNAPIALLGWYKIGRDFTLYSFMTVALMSIFSMIFPIIELTPDPIMNAVAGGVMSGVGIGCALKYGFSTGGMDIISMVLSKTTGRSIGSLMFGINLIIISTAGFVYGWEYALYTLLSIYVMTKVVDTIHTSHQKVTAMIVTKHSDEMIKAINDKLIRGITVIPAKGGYTGDDSAVLMIVITRYELYDLEIAVKETDTSAFVNILQTNKLIGEFWDTDQQKRQKEQL, from the coding sequence GTGGCAAAATTAAAAGTTCCCAATATGTGGGCAGAGTTTTCAAAAAAAATGTTCTTTATTTTCTTTGCAGCACTAACAAATGCAATTGCGTTAAATAATTTTTTGATCCCAGCAAGAGTGTATGGTGCTGGTTTAAATGGGGTTTCACAGTTGATTTCCTCGTCTCTTTTTGACTTTGCTCATATTCATGTCAGTACAGGACTTTTAATTATCTTGTTCAATGCACCGATTGCCTTACTTGGTTGGTACAAAATTGGACGTGATTTTACGCTGTATAGCTTTATGACGGTTGCGTTAATGTCGATTTTTTCAATGATTTTTCCCATTATTGAATTAACTCCAGATCCTATTATGAATGCCGTTGCAGGCGGCGTAATGAGTGGCGTGGGGATTGGTTGTGCGTTGAAGTACGGTTTTTCAACAGGCGGAATGGATATCATTTCAATGGTATTGTCTAAAACAACTGGACGCTCGATTGGAAGTTTAATGTTTGGCATTAATTTAATCATCATTTCAACAGCCGGTTTTGTTTATGGATGGGAATATGCATTGTATACATTACTATCCATCTATGTGATGACTAAAGTTGTCGATACGATTCATACGAGTCATCAAAAAGTAACAGCCATGATTGTCACAAAACACAGCGACGAAATGATCAAAGCCATTAATGATAAATTAATTCGTGGCATTACAGTGATACCAGCTAAAGGCGGCTATACTGGAGACGATAGTGCCGTTTTAATGATCGTTATTACGCGTTATGAATTGTACGATCTAGAAATTGCAGTTAAAGAAACCGATACAAGTGCTTTTGTTAATATTTTACAAACGAATAAATTGATTGGCGAATTTTGGGATACAGATCAGCAAAAACGCCAAAAAGAGCAATTATAA